One Mycolicibacterium sp. ND9-15 genomic window, CCATACGGTCCTTCATGAACTGCAGGTTCGCTGTGATCGGGACCGACTGCATGCTGATCTGAAAGGGTATAGAGCTATGCTCAGTCGGTCCGCCCAGCGGCCTCGTAATGCTCTGCACCCGAGCAACTCCGGGTAACCGAAAGATATCCTTGGCGATCCGGTCCAGGATGATCATGTCGCTCGGATTCCGCATATCGTGGTCGCCTTCGATCATCAAGATATCGGGATTGAGCCTCGCAAACGAGAAATGCTCTTCGGCCGCGTCATATCCGACGTTGGACGGTAGATGGTCAGGTATGTAGTAGCGGTCGTTGAAGCTGATCTTCATGGTCGGCATGATCGCGAAGCCGGCGATCACCGTGATCAACGAGGCGGCGAACACCGGCGCGGGCCAGCGGACATTCGCGGTGCCGATCCGCCGCCACCGGTGCGTTGCCGCCGTCCCTTTGGGTTCGAGCAGACCGAAACCACTCGCCACGGCGACGACCGCCGGACCCACGGTCATCGCCCCGGCGATGACGATGAGCATGCCCAGCGCGGAAGGGAAACCCAGCGTCTTGAAATAGTCCAACCGAGCTAGATGCAGACAGGCGGTCGCCCCCGCGATCGTCAACCCAGAACCGATGATGACGTGGGAGGTACCGCGAATCATCGTGTAGTAAGCGGTTTCCCGGTCCTCGCCGGCGCGGCGGGCCTCCTGATAACGACCGATGAGAAAGATCGCGTAGTCGGTTCCCGCCGCGATCGCCAGCGACGACAGCAACGCGACCACGAACGTGGAAAACCCCAGCAAGCCATGGTCGCCCAGCAGCGCCACGACACCTCTGGCGGTGCCCATACCGACGCCGACCATGACCAGCGCGAGCAGTGTCGTGGTGATGGAGCGATAGGTCAACAGCAGCATGATCACGATGACCACGCCGGTCACGCCCATCATCTTGAACATGCTCTTGTCGGCGGCCTCGGTCATGTCCGCGGTGAGTGCCGCAGGCCCGGTGACATGCGCGCGGACTCCGCTGGGCGGCGTGATGTCGTCGACGATCGTGCGTACCGCGTCGACGGACTCGATCCCCAACGTGCTGCCCTGGTTGCCGGCGACGTTCACCTGTGTGTAGGCGGCCTTGCCGTCGGCGCTCTGCACTCCACCGGCGGTGACCAGATCTCCCCACAGGTCCTGCACATGCTGCACATGGGTGGTGTCGGCCTCCAGCCGCTTCACCAGATCGTCGTAATAACGCCGCGCTTCGCTGCCGAGTTCGTGATCGCTGTCCAGAACGACCATCACGATGCTGTCGGAATCGGATTCCTCGAACTTTGCGCCGATGCGCTTGGCGGCGATCACCGCCGGGGCGTCGTTGGGTGACATCGACACCGCATGCTCGCGGGCCACCGCTTCGATCTGGGGTACGAAAACGTTGACCACGATGGTCACGCCCACCCAGATGATGATGATCGGCCAGGCTAGTGCACGCATGACGCGCATCAGCCTCGACGGCGGTTCGCCGGTGGCGCTCATGCGGCTTTCACCAGACAGAAGGTCTGTGCGTCGTGTCCCTCGGAGGACTGCTCTTCCTTGACCACGCCGTTGACGGTGATGCGGCAGCCGATGTCAGGACTGTTGCCCTGCGCCACCACATAAGCGGTGACGGCCGGGATCGTCGTGGTGAGGGTGTGCGTCCACGGCAGGCTGGTGAACTGGACGCTCTGCGACTCAGCGTTCTCGTCCAGAAAGCTGACGCCGCCAGCTGTGGCGGGCGGGCCGAAAATTTCGTACGTCACCTGTTTGACGTTGACCGACACGATGTTCTCGGTGCTGCTGGGCTGCGAGAAGACCTTGTCGGAGCCGAAAACGCTGCGGAGTTGGAGTACGCCCAGGGCGCCGCCGGCCGCTGCCACCACGACGATAACCGGCACCCAGAAACGCTTGAGAATCGTCAGAATCGCCGAACCCCCTCATTTGTGCCTGCGACCGCTCGAATACGATACCCCGTAGGGTATCTATGGGGCGAGGCCCCCGGGCGACGAAGTTTCTGCGACAGACGTGTCGAACCCAAGGTCGCTGCTTCGGCAACTGAGCGTAGCGCTCGGGCCGCTCATCACGACGCGAACGTGTGCGAAGCACGCAAGTTGGCCGCTCAGGTGTACGTACCCCCGGGAGACGAGGCTAGTTCACCGAGTGGCCGTGCCGAGCGGGAATCGGGTGGGCTTGCCGCGCTTACGGACAGGCGCCTCCAGGGTCGGCGCGCGGTCTTGTTTCCCTTTGTGCCGGACTATATTTCGCCCAGCGTCGCGTCGATCGCGCTCGAATCGCCCGACCGATGTGCGAGATCCTCATCGCCGACCGGTAGCCGGTTAGAGGTCCTGTGGAGGACCGCCGTCGGAACGTCGGTGTGGTCCCACGTCTTTCACCGGTTCGACGGACGGGGCCGCAACGCCACTCCGACAAGATCAGCGGAAATCTCCTCTGCGGCTTGCAGGACGGTCAACCGGTCAGCGCCGTCCGAGCGGGGCCGACTGGCCCGACCTTCCCACAGCTGTACACGTGGTGGTCGTTGCACTCGTGACGACGCTGACCGGTTGACTTGCCCGATTCCGTCAGGGAGTGGGCGCGTAGGTGCTCGGGGTCTGCGCCTGGTCACCCGCGGGTAGCGGGGTGCCGTGGCTTACCGCAGGTTGCGGGGCGCCCTCGGTGCCGGCCGGAGCCGGCGCGCCGTGGGCAGGCTGAGCAGGTGTGCCCTCCGCGGGCGGAACCGGAGCGGCTTCGGCGGGCTCGACCGGCGTGCCCTCGCTGCCTTCGGGAAGCGGGGTGCCCTGGCTGCCCTCAGGAAGCGGGGTGCCCTGGCTGCCTTCGGGTACCTCGGTACCTGTTGCGGCAGGAGCGGCCTCCGTGCCTTCCGGAGCGGCGGTCGTGCCTTCCGGAGCGGCGGTCGTGCCTTCCGGAGCGGCCTCCGTGCCTTCCGTAGTTTCGGTGGCCGGGGCCTCCGCGGGTGCGGCTGTCGCCTGCGACGAGCTGCTCGAGCTCGAGGCGGGTGGCTGGGTCCACACCAGCAGATCCTGTCCGCCGGCGTTGTACACCACGCTGTCGGGGCTCGCGCCGGTGACGTCGAAATAGACCTTGCCGGTCGTCTCCTGTCCCGGGGCTAGCGTGGACGGGTTCACGCCCTGCGCGGAGGCCACTCCGAACAGCGCTCGGTAGGTCTGACCGTCCGCGGCCCTGGCGTTCAGATTCGACACGATGGGCGTCACCGACCCCTGGATCGCGTGGTCGGTCGCCGTAGCTTCCCACAGCGTCCCATTCACCTGATGCGGGATGGCGTCGCTGCTCGGCTGGAGGTTGGTCACGGTCCAGCCCTGGATGACGGCCCCGTCGACCAACTTGCCCTGGGTCCCGAGCGTCTGGGTCTGGACGGTGGGCCCGGTTTGGGTGGCTTCGGGCTCTGCAGGTTCGGCGGCCGCCAGCGGTATCCCGATGAAGCCGGCGGTCGCAGTTGCGGCAAACATGCTGGTGATCTTGGTGAACTTCAAGATGTACTCCTGATTCGTCCGAGGATTGGAATGGTCACCGAAAACGAAACTATCAGGTCGCTCGGAAATTGCGGACGCTGCCAAGTTCGGCTCAGTGGTTATTCGATCAACGCGGGTCATCTTCAGGGATGGCAAATGGTTCTAAGCCGTAATGACTTTGTACCCTCGCGGTCGTTCTCAGCAGGCTATTAGCGTCGCGGAGGACAGCAGGTAGACCGCTCGGGGATGAAATGTTTCACCGCGTTTGAGGAGTTCACGACATGGCCAAACACCGAAAAGCTCGTCGAGACATGTCGCGGATTCGGCAATACTTCGGTGCCGGAATTGGCGCGGCAGCGGTGGCGGGGGGTGGCGCTCTGCTGATGGCGCCGCCGGCGCCGACGAACGCCTCACCGGTGGTTCAGTTGACCTCCGTGGAATCGGTGATGGTGCCGTTGGCTCCCGTTACCGATGATTTCTGGCGGCTGTACGAACACAAGTTGATCGGGCCCAGCGGGGGTGGTCCGACAGCTGTGAGCTTCACCGCGGCGTTCACCGATTTCGGGGGACGGCCGATGATCGGACCCGGTGGCTGGTTGATCGGCAACGGCCTGAACGCTGCTGCCGACTGCGTCGGCTCAGCCTGCGACGGCGGCAACGGTGGAATCTTGTTCGGAAACGGCGGCAACGGGGCCAACGGCGGCAACGGTGGCAACGCCGGGTTGTTCGGCGGTAACGGCGGAAACGGTGCCGACGGCGTCCTCGGCTTCCGCGATGGGGCCGGCGGCAACGGCGGAAACGTGGGAGCGTTCGCGTTGATCGGTAACGCCGGCCACGGCGGCAACGGTGCAGCCGGTGATGCCACCCGCAACGGCGGCAACGGGGGCAACGGCGGCAGCGTCGGGAAATTCACCCTGATCGGCAACGGCGGAAACGGCGGCAACGGCGGCCTGGGCTGGAACGGCGCAGACGGCGTCAATCCCACCTGGGACGGCACGCGTGCTGCGACCGGCACGAGTTACCCGAGTCCAGCGACGGACGTGACTGGTACGGGCACAGTTATCGGAGCCAACGGAGGACCGGGCGCACCGGGTCAGGCAGGGGCTACGGGAGGCGGCAACGGAGGTCGGGGGCAACTCGCGACTTCCAATGGACCGAACAACAACACCTCGATCGCGGTCAGCGGTAACGGCGGTAACGGCGCCGACACCGACATCGCGGGAGCGCCTGGTGGGAACGGCGGCACGGGCACCGGCGGATCGGCTCGCTATAACGGCACAGGAGGCGCCGGCGGCGACGGCGGTGACGGCGGTCCCGGCGGCGGCGCGGGCGGCAACGGCGGCAGCGGCGGCAATGAGACGGTGGTGTTGTTCTCGTCCAATCCGGAAACCACGGGCGTTGTAAAAGGTGGAAAAGGTGGAGACGGCGGCAACGGCGGTGCCGGCACGGCCGGGTCCAACGGAACCAACGGTGGTTCCGGCGGCAAGGGGGGCCGCGGAGGGCTTCTGGTCGGAAACGGCGGCAACGGCGGGAACGGCGCCGATGGTGGCAACGGCGGTAACGGCGCCAAGGGCGGCAACGGCGGTAACGGCGGCCTTGGTGGTGCCGGCGCGGTGCAGAATCTCCAATCCAGCCCGAGCAGGTCGACATATCCGGGGAATGCACCGGGTGGCAGAGGCGGCAATGGGGGCACCGGCGGCAAGGGCGGCGACGCCGGCACCGGTGGCAGCGGCGCCAAGGGCGGCGCCGGAGGAATATTCGGCAGTCGCGGCAGCACCGGCAGTAACGGCGTCAACGGCACCGGTGGCACCGGCGGGGCCGGCGGCAAGGGCGGCACCGGCGGCAGGTCCTACACGTCGGACGGAAATATCGGGCCGTCCGGTAATGCAGGTAACGCCGGTAATTCCGGCAACGGCCCGTCCGGGACCACAGGCGGAGCCGGCGGCGAAGGTGGCAACGGCGGAAACGGCGCAGCCGGTTCTACCCCGTAGCGGCAGGACTGGTCGCGCGCTTAGGCCGCTGAGGCCGGGGTCAACTCCACACCGGCAAGGGCTACCGCGTCGTCACGCTCGGGTGCGGTCACCCTCGCGACGAAGCCGTCGCCGTCCTTCCAGACGCTTGCCTTGAGCGTCTCGCCGGGGAACACCACACCGGCGAAGCGGGCACCGTAGTTGCCGACCTGGGCAGTGTCGCCGCCGAGCAGGGCGTCGACCATCGCCTTGCAGGTCATGCCGTAAGTGCACAGACCGTGCAGGATCGGGCGCGGAAAGCCCGCGGCGGCGGCGAAGTCCGGATCGGAGTGCAGTGGGTTGCGGTCCCCGCACATCCGGTAGAGCAACGCCTGCTGGGGCGACACCGGGATGGCCAGTTCGAGGTCGGGATTTCGCTGCGGCGGTTCCGATGACGTAGACGGTCCGCGCTCCCCGCCGAAGCCGCCTTCGCCGCGGGCGAAGATCGAGCGTTTCTGGGTCCACAACAGTGTGCCGTCGGGCGCCGTCACCGTGGTCTCCGACCAGATCACCGCGGCCTTGCCCTTGTCCCAGATGTCGGTGAAGCGCGTGACCGCGATCCCGGTGCCCGCCGGCGGGATCGGGCCCGGTACCGTCACGGCCTCGCTGGCGTGCAGCACCTTGGAGAGCTCGATGTCGATGCCGGGGAACTTCACCGTCGGAGGGTCGGTCATGTGGAAGCTTTGCGCGACATTACCGAATGTCGGTAGCACCTGCGGGGTTTCGTCTGTCAGGTAGCGCAGTTCGCGCTTGTTCATCGGGTCGGTGCCGGCCCCCAGCCCGAGGTGGTAGAGCTGGACGTCGCTGCTCGTCCACGAGAACTCGGCGGCGGGAAGCTCAGCGCCGAGCGCCTCGTCGAGATTGATGGGCATTTCAAGCCTTTCCGGCGATATGCAGTGCTGCAAGGTAACCGAACACCATCGCTGGGCCGATGGTCCCGCCTGGACCGGGGTAAGTGTGCCCCATCACCGGCGCGCTGACATTGCCTGCAGCATAGAGTCCTTCGATCACCGACCCGTCGTCGCGCAGGGCACGGCCATGCACGTCGGTGACGACGCCACCCTTGGTGCCCAGGTCGCCGGGCACCATCTTGGCCGCGTAATAGGGCGGGTGGGTGATCTCGCCCAGGTTGGGATTGGGCTTGTTGGTCGGATCGCCGTAGTACCGGTCATACGCGCTCTCGCCGCGCCTGAAGTCCTCGTCGAGACCGGACCGGGCGAAGCCGTTGAAGCGCTCGACCGTTGCCTTGAACGCCTCCACCGGCAGCCCGGTCTTCTCCGCCAGCTCCTCGAGCGTGTCCGCCGTGACGATCACGCCCGACTCCAGCCACTTAGTCGGAATCCGTTGTCCGGGTTGAAGTCCGGCGAAGATGTAGCGATCGCGGTACTGCTGGTCGAACACCAGGTACGCCGGAATGTTTTCGCCGGGGCCCGGTCCCTGCCCGTACTGGCCTCCGTACATGTGGTGGCACGCCTCGACATAGGGCATCGATTCGTTCATGAACCGTCTGCCCGCCATGTTGACGATGATCGAACCCGGCGAGTTGCGTTCCGACAGCGCGAACCACGGCGCACCCACCAGCGGCACCGTCGGGCCCCACCACGCGTCCTCCATGATGTCGAGCGCGGCGCCCAGCTTCTCGGCGGCGATGATGCCGTCACCGGTGTTGGCCTTGGCGCCCACCGTCCACTCGGTGGTGATCGGGGCGCGCTGGTATTTCACCCGCATCTGCTCGTTGTGCTCGAAGCCGCCCGAGCCGAGAATCACACCGCGGCGCGCCCGGATCAGCTCGGGCTCAACGGACTCCGGTGCCGAAGCGTCCCGAACGTAGATACCGCGGACGACGCCGTCCACGACGTAGAGATCGGTCAGCGCCGTGTTGAGCCGCACGGGCACGCCCGCGTCGCGCAGACCGATACGCAACGGTGCGATCAGCGCCCGGCCCATGCCGACCAGATTCTTGCCGGTGGCCTTGGCCCACATCGTGCGCGCACCGACCTTGAGGCTGCGCAGCACGCCGCGGGGATGACGCTTGAGCTGGTTGAGCCGGACGTAGTCCTGCTGCATGACGACCACGTTGAGCGGGACCTTGCCGTATGGCGGCTCCAGGCCCGGCAGGTCGGCGCCGAGCTTGCGCGCGTCGAATGGCTTGGGTTCCACGGAACGGCCCGTTGGCTTCCCGCCCGGCGTCTCGGGGTAATAGTCGGAGTAGCCGGGCACCCAGCACAGCTTCAACGGTGAGTGTTTGAGCACGAACGACAGCATCTCCGGGCCGCGGTCGAGATAGGTGTCGATCTTCTCGGCGGGGACGACGTCACCGATGATGTTGTGCAGGTAGGTGCGGGCGGCGTCGGCCGTGTCCTTGACGCCGTCGCGCTCTAGGACCTCATTGTTCGGGATCCACACACCACCACCTGACCGCGCAGTGGAACCGCCGTAGTGTGCAGCCTTCTCGACGACTACTGTGGAAAGTCCCTGATGGGCTGCGGTCAGCGCAGCGACCAAACCGGCCGCGCCGCTCCCCACCACAACGACGTCATACTCCTGACCACTCATGTAGAACACGTTATAGAATTGCGCGGTGGACCCACAACCGCGCCGGTCAACAGAACAAGGGGACTTCATAAGGATGCTCACTGACCAGGTGCGCCAACAGCTGGCCGCCGACCTCGCACAGGCCGAGCGCAGCCGGGTCCCGATTGCACCGTTGACCGACGCACATCCGGACATCGACGTCGTGGATGCCTACGAGATCCAGCTGATCAACATCCGCCAGCGCGTCGCCGAGGGGGCCAGGGTCATCGGCCACAAGGTGGGGTTGTCGTCGAAGGCGATGCAGCAGATGATGAACGTCGACGAACCCGACTACGGGCATCTGCTCGACGAGATGGCCGTCTCCGAACAGACTCCAGTCAAGTCCGCCGACTACCTCTATCCGCGCGTCGAAGTGGAAGTCGGCTTCATTCTGGCCGACGACCTTCCCGGGGCCGGTTGCACCGAGGACGACGTGCTGGCGGCGACGGCCGCGTTCGCACCCGCCATCGAGCTGATCGACACCCGCATCAAGGACTGGAAGATCAAACTCTGCGACACGATCGCCGACAACGCGTCCTCGGCCGGTTGGGTGCTCGGTGAGAACAGGGTCTCGCCCAAGGACATAGATATAAGGGCCATCACCGCCACTTTGACCCGCAACGGCGAGGTGGTGGCAAAGGGCCGCAGCGATGCGGTGCTGGGCAACCCGGTGACCGCGGTCGCCTGGCTGGCCCGCAAGGTGGACAGCTTCGGGGTTCGCCTCAAGGCCGGTGACATCGTGTTGCCGGGGTCGTGCACCAAAGCGTTCGACGCCACTCCCGGCGCGCAGTACGTGGCAGACTTCGCCGGGCTCGGCTCGGTGCGTTTGGATTTCGAATAATCGAGGAGCTAGATATGCCGAACAAGGCATCGGTCGCGATCGTCGGATCGGGCAACATCAGCACCGATCTGCTGTACAAGCTACTGCGCTCGGAGTGGTTGGAGCCGCGCTGGATGATCGGCATCGACCCGCAGAGCGAAGGGCTTGCCCGCGCCCGCAAGCTGGGGTTGGAGACCTCGCATGAGGGCGTGGATTGGCTTCTGGCGCAAAGTGAGAAGCCCGACATGGTTTTCGAGGCCACCAGCGCCTACGTGCACCGCGACGCGGCGCCGAAATACGCCGAGGCTGGCATTCGCGCGGTCGACCTGACACCCGCGGCGATCGGGCCCGGCGTGATCCCTCCGGCGAACCTGCACGAGCACCTCGAGGCCCCGAACCTCAACATGGTCACCTGCGGCGGACAGGCCACCATCCCGATGGTGTACGCGGTGAGCCGGGTCGTGGATGTGCCGTACGCCGAGATTGTGGCGTCGGTGTCGTCGGCCTCGGCCGGTCCGGGCACGCGCGCCAACATCGACGAGTTCACCAAGACCACCAGCGCCGGCGTGCAGAACATCGGCGGTGCCCAGCGGGGTAAGGCGATCATCATCCTCAACCCGGCCGAGCCGCCGATGATCATGCGCGACACCATCTTCTGCGCGATTCCCGAGGACGCCGACCACGCCGCGATCACCGCGTCCATCAAGGAAGTGGTGGCCGAGGTGCAGACCTACGTCCCGGGCTACCGGTTGCTCAACGAACCGCAGTTCGACGAACCGTCGGTGGTCAACGGTGGGAACCACCTGGTCACGGTGTTCGTCGAAGTGGAGGGTGCGGGCGACTATCTGCCGCCTTACGCTGGAAACCTGGACATCATGACCGCCGCGGCCACCAAGGTGGGCGAGGAGATCGCCAAAGAAGCGTTGACCGCGGCGGCCGGAGGAGGCCAAGCATGAGCACCGACGGCGTCTACTTCAACCCGATCTGGGACGTCCGGATGACCGACACCTCGCTGCGCGACGGCAGCCATCACAAACGCCACCAGTTCACCAAGGACGAAGTGCATGCGATCGTCGCGGCGTTGGATGCGGCGGGTGTCCCGGTCATCGAGGTGACCCACGGCGACGGCCTGGGTGGGTCGAGCTTCAACTACGGCTTCTCCAAGACACCGGAACAGGAACTGATCAAGCTCGCCGCCGAGACGGCCACGGAGTCGAAGATCGCGTTTCTGATGCTGCCGGGTGTGGGCACCAAGGAGGACATCAAGGAGGCGCAGAACAACGGCGGCTCGATCTGCCGCGTCGCCACCCACTGCACCGAGGCCGACGTGTCGATCCAGCACTTCGGGCTGGCCCGCGAACTGGGGCTGGAGACCGTGGGCTTTTTGATGATGAGCCACACCATTGCGCCGGAGAAGCTCGCGAAGCAGGCGCGGATCATGGCTGACGCGGGCTGCCAGTGTGTCTACGTCGTCGACTCGGCCGGTGCGCTCGTGCTCGAAGGGGTGCGCGACCGCGTCGCGGCGTTGGTCGCCGAACTCGGTGACGACGCACAGGTGGGCTTTCATGGCCACGAGAACCTCGGGCTCGGCGTCGCCAACTCGATCGAGGCGGTGCGCGCCGGTGCCAAGCAGATCGACGGGTCATGCCGCCGGTTCGGGGCCGGTGCGGGTAATGCTCCGGTCGAGGCGCTGATCGGGGTGTTCGACAAGATCGGCGTCAAGACCGGTATCGACTTCTTCGACATCGCCGACGCCGCCGAGGAGGTCGTCGCACCCGCGATGCCTGCCGAATGCCTGCTGGACCGCAACGCCCTGATCATGGGCTATTCCGGGGTGTACTCGAGCTTCCTCAAGCACGCCATCCGCCAGTCGGAGCGCTACGGTGTGCCCGCCCACCAGCTGCTGCACCGTGCCGGCCAGCGCAAGCTCATCGGTGGCCAGGAGGACCAGCTCATCGACATCGCGCTGGAGATCAAACGCGAGCAGGACGCGGCCCCGGCCGGCTGACGACCCGGCATCGCCGCGTAGGGAGCTACGCCGCAGCGTGCGGAGCGCCGATTCCCGGGTCGATCTTCACCGGTTCGCCCGTAGACGGGGCGATGGGAATATCGAAGATCGCCGTCGGGATATACACCGTCGCACAGGAATTGGGGATATCCACCACTCCCGAGAACCGACCCTCGATCGGTGCCGCCCCCAGCAAGAGATAAGCCTGCTCCGGGCTGTACCCGAACTTCGTCAGGTAGTTGATTGCGTGGAGGCATGCCCGCTGATAGGCAAGCTGAGAATCCAGATACCGCTGCTCGCCGTCGAGGGTGACCGAGGTGCCGGAGAACGTCAACCATTCGGAATACTGCGGCTGAGTGTTGCCCGGGATGAAGATGGGGTGCTCGCTCACCCCGTACGTCTCCATCCCGCCTGAGATCACGTCGACCCGCAGGTCGATGAATCCGCCCATCTCAATGCCGCCGCAGAAGGTGATCTCGCCGTCGCCCTGCGAGAAATGCAGGTCCCCGACCGAGAGGTTGGCACCGTCGACGAACACCGGGTAGAAAACCCGGCTGCCCCTGGTCAGATTCTTGATGTCCATGTTGCCGCCGTTCTCGCGCGGCGGCGCGGTGCGGGCCGCCTGGGCCGCGACCTTGTCAAAGGCATCGCCGGTCAACGTGCCCAAGACGGCGTCGGTGGGGTTAGGCGGCAGCGCCAGGGGCGGCACGCGATCCGGGTCCGTCGCGATCAGCGCCGCCTCGCGCGTGTTCCAGTTCTCGAGCAGCTCAGCCGACGGCGCGGTACCCATCAGGCCGGGGTGAGTGATGCCGGTGAACTCGACACCGGGCACGTGGCGTGAAGTCGCCTTCTCGCCGGAGAAGTCCCAGACCGCCTTGTAGGCGTCCGGGAACTGGTCGACGAGGAAACTGCCACCATTGCTCTTGGCGAAGATACCGGTGTAGCCCCAGCCCTGCCCGGCGAGCGGTCCGGAGTCCTCCTGTGGGAGGGGACCAACGTCGAGGATGTCCACAATGAGTAGATCGCCCCGTCGTACACCTTCGACGGCGATCGGTCCGGACAGCGCGTGCACTTTGGACATTGGAGCGTCGCGGATGTCCTCGGCGGAGTCGTCGTTGTGAATGTCGCCG contains:
- the fmdA gene encoding formamidase, which encodes MPELIFPLDSTKRFPDQQIVGHNRWHPDIPAAVTVKPGDSFRVHCREWFDGDIHNDDSAEDIRDAPMSKVHALSGPIAVEGVRRGDLLIVDILDVGPLPQEDSGPLAGQGWGYTGIFAKSNGGSFLVDQFPDAYKAVWDFSGEKATSRHVPGVEFTGITHPGLMGTAPSAELLENWNTREAALIATDPDRVPPLALPPNPTDAVLGTLTGDAFDKVAAQAARTAPPRENGGNMDIKNLTRGSRVFYPVFVDGANLSVGDLHFSQGDGEITFCGGIEMGGFIDLRVDVISGGMETYGVSEHPIFIPGNTQPQYSEWLTFSGTSVTLDGEQRYLDSQLAYQRACLHAINYLTKFGYSPEQAYLLLGAAPIEGRFSGVVDIPNSCATVYIPTAIFDIPIAPSTGEPVKIDPGIGAPHAAA